A window of Pantoea agglomerans contains these coding sequences:
- a CDS encoding tagaturonate reductase, producing MQRLNRHDFPGAIYSERVIQFGEGNFLRAFIDWQLDWLNQHQGIDAGIVVVRPRNRAVSDTLNQQDGLYTTLIRGLNEQGERVSETRLIRSLNREIQPATQYDDFLALARAPQMRFLFSNTTEAGITFAEGDRLTDAPASSFPGKLTQLLWTRFEHFSGASDKGWLIVPCELIDHNGDALRELVLRYARHWQLPESFAAWVSQHCVFYNTLVDRIVTGFPPESEALAAQLGYEDRFLVAGEVYYQFILQGPRALFAELKLDALAPQVRLVEDIAPWKAQKVAILNGAHTAMVPVAFQAGLESVGDAMADPAIADFVDRLLREEIIPTLDLPRSELHAFADAVERRFRNPFIRHALLSIALNGMTKFRTRLLTPLLAAHAQSGVWPPRLTFALAALIAFYRGASGEKSWPLQDDAHWLARFEKNWHALNNDQISPEQLVREVLSDAQHWGEDLTRRPQLAHEVSRHLQNIIVHGMREALSTLG from the coding sequence ATGCAGCGGCTAAACCGTCACGACTTTCCCGGCGCGATCTACAGCGAGCGCGTTATCCAGTTTGGCGAAGGCAACTTTCTGCGCGCCTTTATCGACTGGCAGCTCGACTGGCTGAACCAGCATCAGGGCATCGACGCGGGCATCGTGGTGGTGCGGCCGCGCAACCGCGCCGTCAGCGACACGCTGAACCAGCAGGACGGGCTCTATACCACCCTAATCCGCGGGCTTAACGAGCAGGGCGAGCGCGTCAGTGAAACGCGTCTGATCCGCAGTCTGAACCGTGAGATCCAGCCCGCTACCCAGTACGACGATTTTCTGGCGCTGGCGCGCGCGCCGCAGATGCGGTTCCTCTTTTCTAACACCACCGAAGCGGGCATCACCTTTGCCGAAGGGGATCGCCTGACGGATGCGCCCGCATCCAGCTTTCCCGGCAAGCTGACGCAGCTGTTATGGACGCGCTTTGAACACTTCAGCGGCGCCAGCGACAAGGGCTGGCTGATTGTGCCCTGCGAGCTGATCGACCATAACGGCGACGCGCTGCGCGAGCTGGTGCTGCGCTATGCGCGCCACTGGCAGCTGCCGGAAAGCTTCGCCGCCTGGGTGTCGCAGCACTGCGTGTTTTACAACACGCTGGTGGACCGCATCGTGACTGGTTTCCCGCCGGAGAGCGAGGCGCTTGCCGCTCAGCTCGGCTACGAGGATCGTTTTCTGGTGGCGGGCGAGGTCTACTACCAGTTCATTCTGCAGGGGCCGCGCGCGCTGTTCGCTGAGCTGAAGCTCGATGCGCTGGCGCCGCAGGTGCGGCTGGTAGAGGACATTGCGCCGTGGAAGGCGCAGAAAGTGGCGATCCTCAACGGCGCGCATACCGCCATGGTGCCGGTGGCGTTTCAGGCGGGTCTGGAGAGCGTCGGCGACGCAATGGCCGATCCCGCCATTGCGGACTTTGTCGATCGCCTGCTGCGCGAGGAGATCATTCCTACGCTGGATCTGCCGCGCAGCGAGCTGCACGCCTTTGCCGACGCGGTCGAGCGGCGTTTCCGCAACCCTTTTATCCGCCATGCGCTGCTCTCTATCGCGCTTAACGGAATGACCAAGTTTCGCACCCGCCTGCTGACGCCGCTGCTGGCGGCGCATGCGCAGAGCGGGGTCTGGCCGCCGCGCCTGACCTTTGCGCTGGCGGCGCTGATCGCCTTCTATCGCGGCGCGTCGGGAGAAAAAAGCTGGCCGCTGCAGGATGACGCGCACTGGCTGGCGCGCTTTGAAAAAAACTGGCACGCCCTTAATAACGACCAGATCTCCCCGGAACAGCTGGTGCGCGAGGTGTTAAGCGACGCGCAGCACTGGGGAGAAGATTTGACCCGGCGGCCGCAGCTGGCGCACGAGGTCAGCCGACACCTGCAAAATATCATCGTCCACGGCATGCGTGAGGCGTTGAGCACACTGGGATAA
- a CDS encoding UxaA family hydrolase encodes MQDAIKIHSQDNVAVALRDLEAGQTIDLQQTAVQLLQAVTRGHKFALRPLAEGEQVIKYGLPIAHATQPIAAGEVIHSSNARTNLSDLDEYDYRPEFVEVPPQPGDREVQIYRRASGDVGIRNELWILPTVGCVNGIARQILQRFLKETDNAAGTDGAFLFSHTFGCSQLGQDHENTRTMLQNMVRHPNAGAVLVIGLGCENNQVDAFRETLGLPESDRIQFMVCQQHDDEVEAGLEHLRALYEAMRHDRRQPGRLSELKFGLECGGSDGFSGITANPLLGRFSDQMIANGGTTVLTEVPEMFGAERILMSRCRDESTFEKTVAMINDFKRYFIDHQQPIYENPSPGNKAGGITTLEEKSLGCTQKAGSSQVVDVLKYGERLKTPGLNLLSAPGNDAVATSALAGAGCHMVLFSTGRGTPYGGFVPTVKLATNTPLAEKKPHWIDFNAGRLLEGMSMDALLEDFVDTIVAIASGELTNNEKNDFRELAIFKSGVTL; translated from the coding sequence ATGCAAGACGCGATTAAGATTCACTCTCAGGATAACGTCGCCGTGGCGCTGCGCGACTTAGAGGCGGGGCAGACCATCGATCTGCAGCAGACGGCGGTGCAGCTGCTGCAGGCGGTGACGCGCGGCCATAAGTTTGCGCTGCGTCCCCTCGCCGAGGGCGAGCAGGTGATCAAGTATGGGCTGCCGATCGCGCACGCCACGCAGCCGATCGCCGCAGGCGAGGTGATCCACTCCAGCAACGCACGCACCAACCTGAGCGATCTGGACGAGTACGACTACCGACCGGAGTTTGTTGAGGTGCCGCCGCAGCCGGGCGATCGCGAGGTGCAGATCTATCGCCGCGCCAGTGGCGATGTCGGGATCCGCAACGAGCTGTGGATCCTGCCGACCGTCGGCTGCGTTAACGGCATAGCGCGTCAGATCCTGCAGCGTTTTCTGAAAGAGACCGATAACGCGGCGGGCACCGACGGTGCGTTTCTGTTCAGCCATACCTTTGGCTGTTCGCAGCTGGGTCAGGATCATGAGAATACCCGCACCATGCTGCAAAATATGGTGCGCCACCCTAACGCCGGCGCGGTGCTGGTAATTGGCCTCGGCTGCGAAAACAACCAGGTCGATGCCTTCCGCGAGACGCTGGGGCTGCCGGAAAGCGATCGCATTCAGTTTATGGTGTGCCAGCAGCACGACGACGAGGTAGAAGCGGGACTGGAGCATCTGCGCGCCCTGTATGAGGCGATGCGTCACGACCGACGCCAGCCGGGCAGGCTGAGCGAGCTGAAGTTCGGGCTGGAGTGCGGCGGCTCCGACGGCTTCTCCGGCATTACCGCTAACCCGCTGCTGGGGCGTTTCTCCGATCAGATGATCGCCAACGGCGGCACCACGGTGCTGACCGAGGTGCCGGAAATGTTCGGCGCGGAGCGTATTCTGATGAGCCGCTGCCGCGATGAGTCGACCTTTGAGAAGACCGTGGCGATGATCAACGACTTCAAGCGCTACTTTATCGATCATCAGCAGCCGATTTATGAGAATCCGTCGCCGGGCAATAAAGCGGGCGGCATTACCACGCTGGAAGAGAAGTCGCTGGGCTGCACCCAGAAAGCGGGCTCCAGCCAGGTGGTGGACGTGCTGAAGTATGGCGAGCGGCTGAAAACGCCGGGGCTGAATCTGCTGAGCGCGCCGGGCAACGACGCGGTCGCCACCAGCGCGCTGGCGGGCGCGGGCTGCCATATGGTGCTGTTCAGCACCGGGCGCGGCACCCCCTACGGCGGTTTTGTACCGACGGTGAAGCTGGCGACCAACACGCCGCTGGCGGAGAAGAAGCCGCACTGGATCGATTTTAACGCGGGCCGTCTGCTGGAAGGGATGAGCATGGATGCGCTGCTGGAAGATTTCGTCGACACCATCGTGGCGATAGCCAGCGGCGAGCTGACCAATAACGAGAAGAACGATTTCCGCGAGCTGGCGATTTTTAAAAGCGGCGTTACGTTATAA
- the sstT gene encoding serine/threonine transporter SstT, with protein MQNSLSGRLGALLAGSLVKQIMVGLVAGVALAWVSKDAALAVGLLGELFVSALKAVAPLLVLVLVIASIANHQQGQKTNIKPIIALYLLSTFFAAVIAVVFSHLMPQTLTLAVGKTEITPPSGITEVLRGLLMNMVANPITALMEANYIGILVWAIGLGLAFRHSTPGTRALLNDASSAVTWLVRCVIRCAPVGIFGLVASILASTGFGALWQYAHLLALLLGCMALMALVVNPMLVYSKIRRNPYPLVFTCLRESGVTAFFTRSSAANIPVNMALAKRLKLDEDTYSVSIPLGATISMAGASITITVLTLAAVHTLGIQVDVSTAILLSLVASLCACGASGVAGGSLLLIPVACNMFGIPNELAMQVVATGFIISVLQDSAETALNSSTDILFTAAVCQAEAERETSRA; from the coding sequence ATGCAGAACTCACTTTCCGGTCGTCTGGGCGCGCTACTCGCAGGAAGCCTGGTGAAACAAATTATGGTAGGGCTGGTGGCCGGCGTGGCGCTGGCCTGGGTCTCGAAGGATGCCGCGCTGGCCGTCGGCCTGCTGGGCGAGCTGTTCGTCAGCGCGCTGAAGGCGGTTGCGCCGCTGCTGGTGCTGGTGCTGGTGATCGCCTCGATCGCTAATCATCAGCAGGGTCAGAAGACCAATATCAAACCGATTATCGCGCTCTATCTGTTAAGCACCTTTTTTGCCGCGGTGATTGCGGTAGTGTTCAGCCACCTGATGCCGCAGACGCTGACGCTGGCGGTGGGCAAAACCGAGATTACGCCGCCGTCGGGCATTACCGAGGTGCTGCGCGGTCTGCTGATGAATATGGTGGCGAACCCGATTACCGCGCTGATGGAAGCAAACTATATCGGCATTCTGGTATGGGCGATCGGTCTCGGTCTGGCGTTTCGTCACAGCACGCCCGGCACGCGCGCCCTGCTTAACGACGCCTCCAGCGCCGTCACCTGGCTGGTTCGCTGCGTGATCCGCTGCGCGCCAGTCGGCATTTTCGGCCTGGTGGCCTCGATTCTGGCCTCTACCGGCTTTGGCGCGCTGTGGCAGTATGCGCACCTGCTGGCGCTGCTGCTGGGCTGTATGGCGCTGATGGCGCTGGTGGTGAACCCGATGCTGGTCTACAGCAAGATCCGCCGTAATCCCTATCCGCTGGTGTTTACCTGCCTGCGCGAGAGCGGCGTGACCGCCTTTTTTACCCGCAGTTCTGCTGCCAATATTCCGGTGAATATGGCGCTGGCGAAACGCCTGAAGCTGGATGAGGATACCTATTCGGTGTCGATTCCGCTGGGCGCGACCATCAGTATGGCGGGCGCCTCTATCACCATTACCGTGCTGACGCTGGCGGCGGTGCATACGCTGGGGATTCAGGTGGACGTGTCGACCGCGATTCTGCTGAGTCTGGTGGCGTCGCTGTGCGCCTGTGGCGCTTCGGGCGTGGCGGGTGGTTCGCTGCTGCTGATCCCGGTGGCCTGTAATATGTTCGGTATTCCCAACGAGCTGGCGATGCAGGTGGTGGCAACCGGTTTTATTATCAGCGTGCTGCAGGATTCCGCCGAAACGGCGCTGAACTCCTCGACCGATATTCTGTTTACCGCCGCGGTCTGTCAGGCGGAAGCCGAGCGGGAAACCAGCCGGGCTTAA
- a CDS encoding TerC family protein, with product MQTVGTPLLWGSFAVVVLIMLAIDLFLQGRRGSQTMSFKQAAIWSLIWVSVSLLFSAAFWWYLEGSAGREVATSQTLAFLTGYVLEKALAVDNVFVWLMLFSYFSIPAALQRRVLIYGVLGAIVLRTIMIFAGSWLVTQFSWILYLFGAFLLLTGLKMAFAKEDDENAVGDKPVVRWLRKHLRMTDELEGEKFFTRRNGVLFATPLLLVLIMVELSDVIFAVDSIPAIFAVTTDPFIVLTSNLFAILGLRAMYFLLANVAERFSMLKYGLAIVLVFIGIKMLIVEFYHIPVAVSLSVVGVILGSTLLINTWVNRKRDQKKLSQ from the coding sequence ATGCAGACTGTAGGAACGCCTCTTCTCTGGGGCAGCTTTGCGGTAGTGGTGCTTATCATGCTGGCGATCGATCTCTTTTTACAGGGACGTCGTGGCTCGCAGACCATGAGTTTTAAACAGGCGGCCATCTGGTCGCTGATTTGGGTGTCGGTGTCGCTGCTGTTTAGTGCCGCCTTCTGGTGGTATCTGGAGGGGAGCGCCGGGCGCGAAGTCGCCACCTCACAAACCCTGGCGTTTTTAACCGGTTACGTGCTGGAAAAAGCGCTGGCGGTCGATAACGTCTTTGTCTGGCTGATGCTCTTCAGCTACTTCTCTATTCCCGCTGCGCTGCAGCGCCGCGTGCTGATTTACGGCGTGCTGGGCGCGATTGTGCTGCGCACCATTATGATTTTCGCGGGCAGCTGGCTGGTAACGCAGTTTAGCTGGATCCTCTATCTGTTCGGCGCGTTCCTGCTGCTGACCGGCCTGAAGATGGCCTTCGCCAAAGAGGATGATGAAAACGCGGTGGGCGACAAGCCGGTGGTGCGCTGGCTGCGCAAGCATCTGCGCATGACCGACGAGCTGGAGGGCGAGAAGTTTTTCACCCGCCGGAACGGCGTGCTGTTTGCCACGCCGCTGCTGCTGGTATTGATTATGGTTGAGCTGAGCGACGTGATTTTCGCGGTCGACAGTATCCCGGCGATCTTCGCCGTGACCACCGATCCCTTTATCGTGCTGACCTCTAACCTGTTCGCTATTCTCGGCCTGCGCGCGATGTACTTTCTGCTGGCCAACGTCGCCGAGCGCTTCTCGATGCTCAAATATGGCCTGGCGATCGTGCTGGTGTTTATCGGCATTAAGATGCTGATCGTCGAGTTCTATCATATCCCGGTGGCAGTCTCGCTGAGCGTCGTCGGCGTGATCCTCGGCTCGACCCTGTTGATCAACACCTGGGTGAATCGCAAAAGGGACCAGAAAAAACTCTCGCAATAA
- a CDS encoding Gfo/Idh/MocA family protein, which yields MIRFAIVGTNWITRQFIDAAHETGHLRLNAIYSRTQQQAEAFAADYPCSHLFTSLEALAASDLIDAVYLASPNALHCEQALLFMSHGKHVICEKPLASNLHEAEQMIACARQHQVILFEAFKTASLPNFAQLQQALPAIGPLRKALFSYCQYSSRYQRYLDGEHPNTFDPRWSNGSIMDIGYYCLATAVALWGAPQGVKASATLLASGVDGHGSVLLDYGDFDVTLLHSKVSDSRIASEIQGEAGSLLIEKLSEMQSVSLALRQSAPQVQDLSQPQHINTMLYEAHTFAQLVRQHCVEHPGLERARITAALLTEIRRQTGVIFPADHRLV from the coding sequence GTGATCCGTTTTGCTATTGTGGGAACCAACTGGATAACGCGCCAGTTTATCGATGCCGCGCATGAAACCGGCCATCTGCGCCTGAACGCCATCTATTCGCGCACGCAGCAGCAGGCGGAGGCCTTCGCCGCTGACTATCCCTGTTCGCATCTTTTTACCTCGCTGGAGGCGCTGGCCGCCAGCGATCTTATCGACGCGGTCTACCTGGCGAGTCCGAACGCCCTGCACTGCGAGCAGGCGCTGCTGTTTATGTCGCACGGCAAGCACGTTATCTGCGAAAAGCCGCTCGCCTCCAACCTGCATGAGGCGGAGCAGATGATCGCCTGCGCCCGGCAGCATCAGGTGATCCTGTTCGAGGCGTTTAAAACCGCCAGCCTGCCTAATTTCGCGCAGCTGCAGCAGGCGCTGCCCGCCATCGGGCCGCTGCGCAAAGCGCTGTTCAGCTACTGCCAGTATTCGTCGCGCTATCAGCGCTACCTCGACGGCGAGCATCCCAACACCTTTGATCCGCGCTGGTCTAATGGCTCGATAATGGATATCGGCTACTACTGCCTGGCGACGGCGGTGGCGCTGTGGGGCGCGCCGCAGGGGGTGAAGGCCAGCGCGACGCTGCTGGCGAGCGGCGTTGACGGCCACGGCAGCGTGCTGCTCGACTATGGCGACTTCGACGTCACGCTGCTGCACTCCAAGGTCAGCGACTCGCGCATCGCCAGCGAAATTCAGGGCGAAGCGGGTTCGCTGCTGATCGAAAAGCTGTCGGAGATGCAGTCGGTCAGCCTGGCGCTGCGCCAGAGCGCCCCACAGGTGCAGGATCTCAGCCAGCCTCAGCATATCAATACCATGCTTTATGAGGCTCACACCTTTGCGCAGCTGGTGCGGCAGCATTGCGTCGAGCATCCGGGGCTGGAGCGCGCGCGCATCACCGCCGCGCTGCTGACCGAGATCCGCCGCCAGACCGGCGTCATTTTCCCTGCCGATCATCGGCTTGTGTAA
- a CDS encoding chloride channel protein, whose product MKGSKHALNWTTLLVAIPVGVAASLVTLAFRGVIELINRVLFSSDSEITVAMHVWPWIFWPLLVGAGGVLAGFFLRYAVSIEQQQTVKTDYLEVINARLDAVPTRTSLFRALSSIASIGSGASIGKEGPMVQLSALCGSVLGRCMPAALNLKNSDVVAMAAAAGLSSVYHAPLASAIFVAEIAFGISALQRLIPLVIASSVAVMTMWSLGFRNALYPLADASFQMDLSSLLLTVVIGLAAGLAGWLLIKLIARSKALFSHIRSLPLRLGVGGLAVGLLALISTDILGNGYEVIVKIMAGDYLLPGLLLLLVLKTLATTLSVGSNAVGGLFTPSLLIGALLGVALATLGAALHLPLGNVLLYAAIGMAAVLAAVSQAPLMAILMVLEMTLNSSLLFPVMIAAVLASMVVYRLQSASTYPVVGNHFHRSEAKYDFDNMRVAQLIIPGAALQPQESVGQALAVSSLKRERYVYVINAAGAFLGVVSIHDIARKVLAQEITLDSPVSTVMDDNFPFVYQNQSMREGWEAFARVTLERLPVLNNPQEKRFLGALTKTSLIQKAQEFL is encoded by the coding sequence TTGAAAGGAAGTAAACACGCACTGAACTGGACCACGCTGCTGGTCGCAATCCCGGTAGGCGTCGCGGCGTCGCTGGTGACGCTGGCGTTTCGCGGCGTTATCGAGCTGATCAACCGCGTGCTGTTCAGCAGCGACAGTGAGATTACCGTGGCGATGCACGTCTGGCCGTGGATCTTCTGGCCGCTGCTGGTGGGCGCGGGCGGCGTGCTGGCGGGATTTTTTCTGCGCTACGCGGTGAGTATCGAGCAGCAGCAGACGGTTAAGACCGACTATCTGGAGGTCATTAACGCGCGGCTCGATGCGGTGCCGACCCGTACCTCGCTGTTTCGCGCGCTCTCCTCTATCGCCAGCATCGGATCGGGCGCCTCTATCGGTAAAGAGGGGCCGATGGTGCAGCTCTCCGCGCTGTGCGGCAGCGTGCTGGGCCGCTGTATGCCCGCCGCACTCAACCTGAAAAACAGCGATGTGGTGGCGATGGCCGCCGCCGCAGGGCTCTCATCGGTCTACCACGCGCCGCTGGCGTCGGCGATCTTCGTCGCGGAAATCGCCTTCGGCATCTCGGCGCTGCAGCGTCTGATCCCGCTGGTCATCGCCTCTTCGGTCGCCGTGATGACCATGTGGTCGCTGGGCTTCCGCAACGCGCTCTATCCGCTGGCGGACGCCAGCTTTCAGATGGACCTCAGCAGCCTGCTGCTGACGGTGGTTATTGGCCTGGCGGCCGGGCTGGCGGGCTGGCTGCTGATTAAGCTTATCGCGCGCAGCAAAGCGCTGTTCAGTCATATCCGTTCGCTGCCGCTGCGGCTGGGTGTCGGCGGCCTGGCGGTGGGGCTGCTGGCGCTGATCTCTACCGATATTCTGGGCAACGGCTATGAAGTGATCGTTAAAATCATGGCGGGCGACTATCTGCTGCCCGGCCTGCTGCTGCTGCTGGTGCTGAAGACGCTGGCGACCACCCTGTCGGTCGGCTCCAACGCGGTAGGCGGCCTGTTTACGCCGTCGCTGCTGATCGGCGCGCTGCTGGGCGTGGCGCTGGCGACGCTGGGCGCGGCGCTGCATCTGCCGCTCGGCAACGTGCTGCTTTACGCGGCGATCGGTATGGCGGCGGTGCTGGCCGCGGTCAGCCAGGCGCCGCTGATGGCGATCCTGATGGTGCTGGAGATGACGCTCAACAGCTCGCTGCTCTTTCCGGTGATGATCGCCGCCGTGCTGGCGTCAATGGTGGTCTACCGCCTGCAGTCCGCCAGCACCTATCCGGTGGTCGGCAACCACTTTCACCGCTCGGAGGCGAAATATGACTTCGACAATATGCGCGTGGCGCAGCTGATTATTCCGGGAGCGGCGCTGCAGCCGCAGGAGTCGGTTGGGCAGGCGCTGGCGGTCAGCTCGCTGAAGCGCGAGCGCTACGTCTACGTTATCAACGCGGCGGGCGCCTTTCTCGGCGTGGTGTCGATCCACGATATCGCGCGCAAGGTGCTGGCGCAGGAGATCACGCTGGATTCGCCGGTCTCTACGGTAATGGACGATAACTTTCCCTTCGTCTACCAGAACCAGAGCATGCGCGAAGGCTGGGAGGCGTTCGCGCGCGTCACGCTGGAGCGCCTGCCGGTGCTGAATAATCCGCAGGAGAAGCGTTTCCTCGGCGCGCTGACCAAAACCAGCCTGATCCAGAAAGCGCAGGAGTTCCTTTAG
- a CDS encoding M48 family metallopeptidase: MSSLIYLQGYPENILQQVQTLIDNEKLGAFLQQRYPDTHDIVSDKALYDYTQALKNRFMRNAPPINKVLWDNKIKVMKHALGLHTAVSRVQGGKLKAKAEIRVSTFFRLAPEPFLRMIVVHELAHLKEKEHDKAFYQLCCHMEPDYHQLEFDARLWMTDQAMRGNAA; the protein is encoded by the coding sequence ATGTCCTCACTTATCTATCTGCAGGGTTATCCTGAGAACATCCTTCAGCAGGTGCAGACGCTGATCGACAATGAAAAACTTGGCGCTTTTTTGCAGCAGCGCTATCCCGACACCCACGATATCGTTAGCGATAAAGCGTTATACGACTATACCCAGGCGCTAAAAAATCGCTTTATGCGCAACGCTCCGCCCATCAATAAAGTGCTCTGGGACAATAAAATCAAGGTGATGAAGCACGCGCTCGGCCTGCATACGGCGGTATCGCGCGTTCAGGGCGGCAAGCTTAAGGCCAAAGCGGAGATCCGCGTCTCGACCTTTTTCCGCCTCGCCCCCGAGCCCTTTCTGCGCATGATCGTGGTACACGAGCTGGCGCACCTGAAAGAGAAAGAGCACGACAAGGCGTTCTATCAGCTCTGCTGCCATATGGAGCCGGACTACCATCAGCTGGAGTTCGACGCCCGCCTCTGGATGACGGATCAGGCGATGCGCGGCAACGCCGCCTAA
- the rlmG gene encoding 23S rRNA (guanine(1835)-N(2))-methyltransferase RlmG: MSQLELVDRTLILHRFPQMREESPLQAWDAADEYLLQQTLPEGPILVFNDSFGALTCALNPRPVWHVSDSWLSQQATRQNLRLNALDDGEVHFLSSLDPLPAAPAAVLIKVPKTLALLEQQLRALREVVTADTVILAAARAKEIHNSTLQLFEKILGDTRTSLAWKKARLIYTQFSAPTLAPQASTTVWPLDGTPYQIHNHANVFSRTSLDIGARLFMQHLPENIEGEIVDLGCGNGVIGLMALESNPQAEVHFLDESYMAVASSQLNVEVNRPQDLARCQFRFNNVLSGYPSDRLHAVLCNPPFHQQHAVTDHLAWQMFRDAKRCLQYGGELRIVGNRHLDYHHKLKKLFGNCTLVASNQKFVVLRAVKMR; this comes from the coding sequence ATGAGCCAACTTGAACTAGTGGATCGCACCCTGATCCTGCATCGTTTTCCGCAAATGCGTGAAGAGAGCCCGCTTCAGGCGTGGGACGCGGCGGATGAATATCTGCTGCAGCAGACGCTGCCGGAAGGGCCGATCCTGGTGTTCAACGACAGCTTCGGCGCGCTCACCTGCGCGCTTAACCCGCGTCCGGTCTGGCACGTCAGCGACTCCTGGCTCAGCCAGCAGGCGACGCGGCAAAACCTGCGCCTGAACGCGCTCGACGACGGCGAAGTGCATTTTCTCAGCAGCCTCGATCCGCTGCCCGCCGCGCCGGCGGCGGTGCTGATTAAGGTGCCGAAAACCCTGGCGCTGCTGGAGCAGCAGCTGCGCGCCCTGCGCGAAGTGGTGACCGCCGATACGGTGATCCTGGCGGCGGCGCGCGCCAAAGAGATCCACAACTCGACGCTGCAGCTGTTCGAGAAGATCCTCGGCGACACCCGTACCTCGCTGGCGTGGAAAAAAGCGCGTCTGATCTATACCCAGTTCAGCGCACCGACGCTGGCACCGCAGGCATCGACCACCGTCTGGCCGCTGGACGGGACGCCGTACCAGATCCACAACCACGCCAACGTCTTCTCGCGCACCTCGCTGGATATCGGCGCACGCCTCTTTATGCAGCACCTGCCGGAAAATATCGAAGGCGAGATTGTCGATCTCGGCTGCGGCAACGGGGTGATCGGCCTGATGGCGCTGGAGAGCAATCCGCAGGCGGAGGTGCATTTTCTCGATGAGTCTTATATGGCGGTGGCGTCGAGCCAGCTTAACGTCGAGGTGAACCGGCCGCAGGATCTGGCGCGCTGCCAGTTTCGCTTCAACAACGTGCTGAGCGGCTACCCTTCAGACCGCCTGCATGCCGTGCTCTGCAACCCGCCGTTCCATCAGCAGCACGCCGTCACCGACCACCTGGCGTGGCAGATGTTCCGCGACGCCAAACGCTGCCTGCAGTACGGCGGCGAGCTGCGCATCGTCGGCAACCGCCACCTCGACTATCACCACAAGCTGAAAAAACTGTTCGGCAACTGCACGCTGGTGGCTTCGAACCAGAAGTTCGTGGTGCTGCGCGCGGTAAAGATGCGCTGA